A stretch of DNA from Scomber japonicus isolate fScoJap1 chromosome 19, fScoJap1.pri, whole genome shotgun sequence:
CTCTCCGTCTTTCTCCAGCTGGTAGGAGACTGGTTGCTTGGCCTCACTGGTTTGGAAAGGCTCCGTCTCATCCAGGACCTTGTGTTGAAGTTTGTCCACCAGCTCTAGATTGCTGCACAGCTCTTGAAGGTTTCTTTGCAGTAGATCCTGTTGGTAGAGCAGATGCTTAACCTCTGGCCAAACACTGCGTACAGGCCAGTAGAAGTTCATGGATGGACTGAGCTCAGACTGGAATCCATGAGAGCACAGCATCTTCAGTGTGTGTCAAGTCCTTTTgttgtgatgatgaagatgaaacacTGTTAAAGTGTCTGTTGTCTTCTGAGTTGGTTGTGTTGCTTTCTGTCTCAGCAGTGAGACTGTCCCAGGTTTTATATTATAACTGGAGGAGGTCCAGAGTCTTCAGGAAGTTTCCTGTTGTTACCAGAGCCCTCCACTGGGTGAAGCTGTTACTCAGgagtgatgacatcacaggatCATGTCAGTGTTTTCAGGAACATTCCTGCAGTTGCAGTAGTTCAACAGTAGATGTCACTGAAACTTATGTCATTACATTAGTGGAAATCTACCCAAATTGCAGTAATCACATAATCTAGCTTTCCATTAGTTTTGGGCTGTCTGGTTTTATTTATCCACTTTTcccaggaacaaaaaaaaacacccaccaAGAATTGTAGTAGTGTGATATAGTGCTAAAAGCAGCTTTGGTAAGTAGCCTGTGAGTAGATTTATGTATAATTACATCAAAATTTGGTTCACCGTGCCTCCATCTTTCTCCACTTCCTCATTAGTGTTATACTGCTACATAATCTCCCTCTCAAGGCCCTTCGATTGACTTTGTCTTCCTCTGCAAGTACTTTACTCTGAAGCCACTGGCTGCCTATTAGTCCCAAAATCAATGATTGAGACCAGACAAGAAAATACTTcaatacagtaaaaagaaaagaagagaggtaGCCAGGTTACTACACATTAGTAAACGagattgtaattgtaattgttgtatttttcagtGTGGAAAAAGAGGCACTCATTGTCCTCTgtgtttgttgatgtttttctgcAACAGCTTTTACACTCCCTAGAGGAGATCATCTCTTGGGGACTCGTTTCCCATGTCCTCGTCTTCCAGCaaatgaagatgtttttttttcatgtaatttTGTAATTTTAGTCTCTTTCATGTCatgtaaaaaaagataaatatatacatatttgtattgtaatatctatatatatagtgtatatatatatatatatatatatatataaagagggttagataaagataaaacaatCACATCATCTGTCTTAACACCCACGTGCAAACCAGTCCACTTCTACAGGATCAAGACTAAAGGGGAATATCAAACAGACAATAGATGCTTTCATTGTTCACTCTGCTTTGCTTGTAAGGCTGGTGACTCACGAGCTGCACAATGCTTTACCATCATTTTGACTCCATATCTGCCTTTTCAAAGATATGATCTTATatcatcttcattttcttcttgcaaccataaacaaaatgaataaatatatagcAATGATTAATACTTATGCGTTTGATAGATAAGTATTTATTTGTCCTTGAAcatcatacatttttcatttgaatccTTCAGGAAAACAACAAATTCCTGTTGGTTATTTCCATTTCCAATTACATCCATTACAGATAACAGAAAAATCAATCACTTTGGACTTCCAATTCAGATGTGAAGGAAAACACTAAAGCATTAAATTTCTCAGgcccattttttttctttatcttcattTTATCAGCAACATATTCTGGCATGTTGTACATCAATTAACTTGAACTGTCAGCACAAGAACATTCAAGAATCATTTTTCTGAACATTAAACCCTGACTAAGTGATAACCACAATTAATGTCAAGTATCACTATAAATTATCACTGAAGTAACAAAATAGGTCACAAAAGCATCCATTGCATTTTAAGTGTTGGGTAAAATGGATGCGAGACATGTTAAAATGTAGTGTTAACTGGCACAGCTGACTTAAAGGAAACAACAGGGCAaagtaaaacaagaaaacacatgattaaaacacacaatttatGTTCACCGGCAAACATAGCATAAAGATATCTGAAATATTATCTCTAAATATTATGAAATAATATGcataatattatattttctgcattagttagtcaaatcaagttgaAAGGGTACAAATACATactcacattcatttttttcttttttcttttttttacagtaagGTATATGCCCCTATTGTGTAATGCCCTTGTAATACAAGTACCCTTTGAGGTAGATCAGTTACCTCCTCAGTTTTACTCTTCAGAGGAAAGGTACATTGCATGTGACCTTTTGAGTGTACCACCTAGCTGACATGAAGATGCAGTCACAGTTGATACGTTTTTCAAATGAGTGTGGCAGCAGCATTCATCCTGTACTCAATGAAACCTATTTGGCAGGCAAATGAGCCTCAACATTGACCAGGCAGATTCTGGAGCTGCTTCCACAGTGTCAACATCTCCTTGGGACTCCGTTTGTGAACGAGCAGAACAGATTTGTAAGCACAGGGATTCCCCCGGTCTGTCACTGGAAGATCAAATGTTAAAAACCCGGGATTGTGGCTTGGAGAGAGCCCAAGTCTGTTCAGGCACATGCCCAGATACACGTCGTCTATGGGGAAAAGGCGCACCCTGTTAGACACCTCTTTCAATCGCAATGCAAGTGAACCAGAATACACCACCCCTCCTCCACCAGCATATGGTGGGTATGCACCTTTGTAGAAACTTTCTGGTATGTAGTATTTGGTTGATGGCTCACGGTTTGGCATTGCGTTATTGATGACATCCCCCACAAACAAATCCATGTTAGTTTCATTTGTATAGGCTCTCCACTGGTTATGCTCCATCAACTGCTTGTGCAGGTAATCCAGAAGGGCGCCTGTTCGAACAAAGACATCATCATCCCCTTTGAATACAAAGATGGCAGTGGGGCAGTATTGCTGGAGCCAATGCCAGAACAGCAAGTCCTTCAGGGTCAGGTTAAAGAAACTGTCTCTGAAATCCCACTGTAGGATGTCCCTGTATTTCTGGTTCTCAAGCTCCAGGAGGTTTTTGAGGTCTGGATGAGGACCTGTACTTGAGTCCTGCCTGCCAAGCAGAAAAACTGTGCGCACTAATCCACCTTTCTTATTTGAACCACCCTTCACCAGACCACTGCGTCCCCATGTTTCACGGATAGCCTGCCTGTTTTCAAAGTTTCCCACTTGAGATTTGATGGCCATGAGGAGCATAGGAGATTCAAGACCAAAGCTAATGTTCTTCCTTCTACACATATCAGGCTGATTGATAAGGAGGGGATATTCCCTACAGTGCATTGACCTGATAAATGCCCTCATTTGTTCTGGCAAGCTGTTGATATCATGTAGACGAGGGACTGAACACATGTGCGACATGCAGTCAGAAAGGCATTCATCCTCAATTTGTGATAAAAGCTTTACCTTTGGCTTCCTCAATACCCCAGTTGCATTTCCGCGCAGTATCGGATTGTGCTGACGGTCCCAAGTGTGCTGCAGCTGGTTCCACAATGCACTGTCCTCCAGACGGAGGTTCCAGAAAGGGCTAAGGGGGTG
This window harbors:
- the si:dkey-175m17.6 gene encoding N-acetyllactosaminide beta-1,3-N-acetylglucosaminyltransferase 2 → MGKCCKCNGRLLCMCLLPCMMTGHLVIYIMVSIFVTMSYTPPKITIHYIAPGISANSGALASHPLSPFWNLRLEDSALWNQLQHTWDRQHNPILRGNATGVLRKPKVKLLSQIEDECLSDCMSHMCSVPRLHDINSLPEQMRAFIRSMHCREYPLLINQPDMCRRKNISFGLESPMLLMAIKSQVGNFENRQAIRETWGRSGLVKGGSNKKGGLVRTVFLLGRQDSSTGPHPDLKNLLELENQKYRDILQWDFRDSFFNLTLKDLLFWHWLQQYCPTAIFVFKGDDDVFVRTGALLDYLHKQLMEHNQWRAYTNETNMDLFVGDVINNAMPNREPSTKYYIPESFYKGAYPPYAGGGGVVYSGSLALRLKEVSNRVRLFPIDDVYLGMCLNRLGLSPSHNPGFLTFDLPVTDRGNPCAYKSVLLVHKRSPKEMLTLWKQLQNLPGQC